ATCAAGTTCAAGATTCATAGAGagaatattttttagttttatatgtagtataattggttgcctatatTTAATTGGTCAACAGAAAAATGTCATTGTCATGAGTTTTATCATAGAAGAGTGAGTTTTATCATCTGTCACTGTCACGCATTCACACTGATtcaccttagacaaggaaaaaagagaggacgggtaacactcatttaacacacatgttccaaaagtgaagccggtttttggtttgtttgtcaccagaaacatggcggtcacgtcaaaaataacaatgggttgccagtggtgggtgttcgttgaaggttaaaatttcataaaaaataaagtaaatcatcatctaaaattcgtaataaacacatatgtatgtattgaaacatatgtacgtaatatgagaaacttaataaaacatttaccgtacacaaattcttcattttaaatacatttcatgtttttattttaaatactcaatgcataacaataccccaaagatacgtcgatgatcaaaatctctggtgtcagtttggcttcacttttggtcataggattactcgtcctctctctttccttgtctaagtgATTCACACTTAGACCTTGTCTAAGGATTCACACGCATTCTAAACTAAATAACATGATATAACCTTAAATATTGTTTCTGTTTTATCTTTTATATGGAAATAAGATTGAAATAAATTAGAATCATCATGGGTAAATTAGAACTAGTACAAACTCTAAAAAAAGATAACGGTAGAGTGTGGAATCTCGACTGGCATCCTAAAGGAGACAGTCTAGCCTCCTGTGGTGAAGAAAAATCCATCAGAATATGGACCAAAGACTTGACTGGCAAGTGGTCCAATAGGGTGGTACTAACAGATGGCCACAAACGTACAATAAGGCAAGTCTCTTGGTCACCATGTGGCAATTACTTAGCCTCTGGCAGCTTCGATGCAACAACCTGTATATGGGATAAGAAAAGTGGTGAGTTTGAATGTAATGCAACTTTAGAAGGACATGAGAATGAAGTCAAAAGTATAGCTTGGTCGAAATCGGGACATTTATTAGCTACATGCAGCAGAGACAAGTCTGTGTGGGTTTGGGAAGTAGCAGATGAAGACGAATACGACTGTGCAGCTGTATTAAATGCCCATTCACAAGACGTTAAAAAGGTAAATAATTAGTTCAttcctgaataaaaaataataggTTTGTGATACTTCAAATGATATATCACTTGTGATAGTGTGATGAAGTGAACCTTTTTTATTGTCTATTTAGATTTTAAGTATGTTTGTGCGTATCTTATATCGTTTAAGATATATCACTTATCTTTTATTGTCCGAGTATGAATGCTGCCTTAGAGGTATACCAGCGATTTTTGTAGGATTGCATCTCTAAAAATTCTGTACTTTTCTCCAGGAAtaatccatccatccaatggcactacagcccaaactTCTCCAATCATCTCGATTTACTGCTGTCCTTTTCCAGGTTTTTGGcatcaaaaaaaagttttttaaaacatCATCCAGGTTCtcttaatttcgtccatatcaCGAATTatttcacccttcttatttttgcatAGGCTAGTCTTCAGTTTGTACCCCTGTCTTAAATGTTTGATAAATTGGTACTGCATGTTTCATTTTCCTTGAACTCTCTCTCTATGTTTAGTATCTGTTGGTTTTCGTACTTCCTCTTTTTCTATCTACATAGTTTATCTGCTCTTCGTGttttgttctcaaattctgtttttctctctAGTCCGTCTGACTATGAGATTAGTATGTGCTTCCAATTCCATTCACTGCATCGTTGTAATTCACTTTTTCAAATTTCTCATCGCAAAACTAATTATTatggttccaaaaaaaaatatgatCCTACTTCTCATGCATGCAAATCAGTTACCTCATGAGAGAGATTTCTTTAACTTATGTATCAATAGCTTAGGTATGTTTGAAGCACTAAAATACTAAAATGCAAAATGACACTTTTGTCTAAATAACTGCGTACTTACCTATTTATTGTATTCatgtatattttattttcatttgtaattttatacacggtgtccccgaaaatagtgcgttcctttaaggtattgATATAAACACCATGTAGAATAAAAAGCCtacctataacatttttttctaaagttaactgtttacaaaaaaaattacattgttctccatataagcgaacttttattttcattaaattaaataatttggcatcactgtacaAAATCTGTTTGTGACATGGTTATTGACACCAGAAAAATGTAGGTCAGACaggtacagggttattcactatattttgaccccgtgtaaactgctttatttacagaattagaaaaaaatgtaaaatacaaaagttattcgatttttaaattatgattttttgacatatatatcgtactagtgatgtcatccatttgggcgtgatgacataattgactattttttttaaatgggaataggggtcaagtgctagctcatttgaaaggttattcaattccctattcagtaaaataaacattaacatgattaattaattatacagggtgcccaaaaaatttataattttaaattaaattaattgacacaaaaagaagaattgtaatgtatttaatttaaaatacattttaatgctgttagaaaacagaaataaaagtttattgcacaaataaacattgatttttgcttaaattcaatgttcaatctgccaagaggcagatgggtggcaacTTGAACATTGAATTTTAGTGAGAAGtattgtttatttgttcaataaacatttatttctgttttctcacagcagtagagtgtattttgaattaaataaattacatacattcttctttttgtgttaattcatttatttaaaattttttttggacatgtataattaatcatgttaatgtttatattactgaatagggaattgaataacctttcaaatgagctagcactcgacccgtattcccatttaaaaaaatagtcaattatgttatcacgcccaaatggatgacgtcactagtacaataaatatgtcaaaaaatcataatttaaaaatcgaataacttttgtattttacatttttttctaattctgtaaataaagcagtttacagggggggtCAAATAGTGAATAACCCTATACACAATTTGTTTGTTTGTTCAGGAGAAATacagggtttaatgtaaatactaaagGCCCATGCCccaactatttttgaattgtgattgtatatttttagatttttgtttacatagttgtcagatttcatTTTGCATAACAAAATGTATTTTAGTTTTTTGGccaaacggttgaatttagaaaaaaatgacttttttgctctacatggtgccttctacctatacctttaaggaactcactattttcggggacacaaTGGTTTATAATACACCTCTAAATTCAAAATTTGTTCTACTTTTAGGTAATTTTTCACCCTGAAAAAGATCTACTAGCATCAGCATCTTATGATGATACAATCAAGCTCTTCCGAGATGATCCCAATGATGGCGATTGGGTCTGCTGTGGGACCCTAGCAGGTCATGAATCAACAGTTTGGAGTATAAGCTTTGATAAAACTGGTACTAGACTGGCCTCTTGCAGTGATGATAATAcagttaaaatatggaaagaataCCCCCCAGGTAATCCAGAAGGAATTGCTACACAGGACGGAGACTCAGCATGGAAGTGTGTTTGTACGTTGTCGGGACATCATGAGAGAACCATATATGATATACATTGGTGCCATTTAACAGGCTTTATAGCTACAGCATCTGGAGACGATGCAATTAGAATtttcaaagaagaagaaggatgtGATCCTAATAGCCCCAATTTTAATTTAGTCTGTGTGGTTGATAATGCACATAATCAAGATGTTAATTGTGTTACTTGGAATCCTGTAGTGCCTGGATTATTAGCCTCTTGTAGTGATGACGGAGAAATTAAAATATGGGAATTTAGGGAATGATATGATTTTGTGatagtttataaatattaagtATAAAAACTGTggtataaaagtgttttttttttatataataactaatgcataaacaaaaaagaaaatagacAAAGCAACTAAAACACAGGAGGTAGAAAagataaaataaaattgtttCAGTATCCTGACCGATTATCAATCATTGATACCACTTGTGGATATTTCGGAGCCAGAATGTTCCTCTTCAGCCTGGGCATCATCTTCTAATGATCGTGCCCTGTATTAAGAGGTCTAGATAGTTACCTCCAGACACTAGGACACAAACCTTGctaattttgcaataactgtGTTAACTTAGTGAGTCTTATTTTGGCTTCCAGCTCAAATTCCAAGTCAATAACACACACAGAGTTTAAAATCAAGTGTTTATGCGATAGTGAACTCCATATATGCTGGGATTAGACTGTTTTCTTCAAAAAGACTTTGCTGGTCTGCCTGTGGTCTCCATTCAAGCAACTTTTTGCCCATCTACCATCTTTCACTCTTGTGACATGTCTTCATTTTCATTTTTGCCTGTTCGATAATGTCATCCACTTATGTTTGTCTATGGACTTCCTTGTTTCTTAGTATATTTCTCAAGCTTATTTCAATCATGTATCTGTCCATTTTAATTTTCTGCTTTGTTTTTGTGAGAGTAAGTTTCTGCTTTGTATGTGAACACACTGGTTAAAATGTTTCCCTTTTTAAATGGATTGGGACATTATGTTTATTTCCCCAAATTCTTCTCAAACTATACTTACTCTTTTGAGCAGCTGACATGTCTGGTTGTCTTACATTAATCTTATTTTGTGGCCTAACTACACATACCTATCCGCAACTTCTAGGGGCAATTTCTTGATTTGTATTAGCTCGTTGgagagaaaattaatttttgtttccCCATAGTTTATCGATCAACCCTCTGTATTACTTGCTCTGACTTCTCTTAAGTGGTCTGGTAGACAAACAAAAATGTCAGTGACTTTTTGAAGATGGTTTAGTTTCTGTCTATTGATGTTATATATTTTGAACCCCACTCTTAATCATTTAAATGCATAATAGCTATTATGAATAGTTTTGGCCACAAAGTATCTCCTTGCTACACcctttgccaatttttcataatttcAAATAATCACATTCCTATGAAATATTCGGCATTCTGATTGATAGAGCTTTTCAAGACAGCCACTGTTTCCAATCCGTCAAATGCCTGAGCTCAACAAAAATAAGAACCAGGGGTCTATTATATTCAATAGACTTTTAAATTCGAGCTTTAAGGCACTgcagatggtcatttgttcctgGCCTGATTGAAACCTATATAAAGATGGACCTAAGTAAGGATAAGGCTACTGGACTACTGTGTTTATCGTGCTACTCTACAGTAGACCTGGGGTCTGGACATCGACACAATCAGCGATAAAAAAGTTAGTCATTTGAACGCTATTGTAATAGAATGCTGCATTTATAGTGGATAGACAAAGTTACCAATTTGAAGTCCTACGCAGAGTTAATAAAAGTGAAAGTTGTTCAAACTATTaaaaaaacttgaatattttgcaCATACCATGAGAGGATTGTTACAGACTGCTAAGTACAGTTTCATTATGGAATGCAAGAGATGGAGGAAACCTCTTGGTTGCAAAATATGAGAGAATGGCCATGATGACATCCAACCTTCAATAGAACTTTAAAATCCTTGAATTCACACTAAGAAAAAACATGTTCACACCAGATGAAATCACTTGATTTGTTAGAGTGACAACTGCTAGATTAAGCCCCTAGTTTATTTCAGTTACATTCAGTTCTGAGAAAATCAACAAGATGGAGCTGTGAAAACACATTTATAAGCAAAGTCCAGATGGATTGAGAAGAGAAGGCAGGCCCAGAGCAGACGGAACACAATGCATAAGTGTTAAGAGTGCAGAATTGGAAAACCAAGGAGAAATAGAAGCTGATTCCAGATCAAACCTAGACCCACTATGGGTTGTAGAGTCAATGATGATGATAAATTTTCACATTCAGGGTTTTGTATATAAGATACAAACattaaaaaactaaaacaataatttattaaaaacatttaataaaaaacttaatACAATACTTATTTCTTTCCAAATTTGTGTTGCTCAAACGCTGGTGGTAGTTGTGTTATTATATTCAAAGGATGTACTTCGATAACCACCAACTCATCTTCATGAAGCCATTCCAGATGTGCCAAATGCTTGTACTTTTTAATTGAATTCATATTAAAATTTTTGGGAACAtcattatcattttttttaataacatctgTAGAATATTTTTTTGGAACTTTGGGTTTGTTTTCAGTAGTTTCTTTCTCATTCTTTTccatagtttctttctggtttttTCCAGTAGTGTCTTTATTGATGATTATTATATTACTGTCATCTTGTAGCATGATAATATTTTCTCTTCTAGGATCAAAAGCAATGTTTCTGATTGGGTACGGCCTCGATTTCCACTCACTGTTTTCAAAACCTCTTGAAAACAATGTAAAATGTTTTTTAACAATGTCATACTCTATTAATTTACAGTCCGAATAAACCACCACTAAGTTTGTAGATGAAGGATGAATGGCCATGGCAGTAGGAGGGCATCTGTATTTGGGAAGTTTACAGTGATGCATCCATTCTTGTTTCTTTGCATTCCATGCAAACACTACTATATTACTGTCAGGATCGCCTACGACTATATATTTACTACACGAACTAACAAGTAGAAAAGTTATACATGTAAATATCTCATCACACGGAATCACTTGGGATATGGAAACTCTCTGATCTAAAAGCTTATAAATAACAATATTTCCTGTGTTTTGACATGCAATTAGTTGTGAATTATTTGGGGCAAAGGCTACTAGTAAACATGGAATATCTTTATTTTCCAGGTCATCTACTTTTATAAGATTGGGTGTTTCTTCGTCATGTATAAATTGGAATAGATTCACACCTTTTGCAGTACTATATACGATCCATTTTCCATTATTAGATATAGCACAAGAAATTATTCCTTCTTTATCTTCTTCACCATCATCATTTTTGGTTACCCTTTTCAATTCTAACAGTTTTTTTGGTTCTTCTTTCAAAGCAATCAATCCCCTAAAACTGGCATCAACATTTTTGCTCTTTCCAAGACTCCATAATTCGATATGCTTCGGAaactttaataataaataatttgaagATGATGCAACGTGAGCACAAGGGTTTTGAAGTAACGGTGGTAGTTTAAGGAGAGTCTTAGGAGGATGATAACTGCATGCTAAGTAGCTGTCTGCTCCTCCAGAATATAGTTTGTTATCCAACAAAACAAGTGAATTCACATCGTGTTCATGAATTTTTCTTTGGATACTTCTAACCCACTTTTGTGTACCACCCTTGATAGTGACTTTTTGATAAGTGGTAATGGTTGGATCAACTCCTGCACAGTATAACTTACTTTGGTCACTAGATAACGTAATTGACAAAATATCGGCCTTATGGGACTGATAACTTTCTATTTGGGAGCCAACTTTACCATCCCAAAAAGACAGTTTTCCCCTTGAGTCTCCAGCAATCACTGTAAAGTCATCAGTTATATCGATACACCACACAATAGTTGGCTTGTTGGTTTCTACTCTTCCTGTTGTCATTTTGTGAATAGCATGACCAGACTGTACATTCCATATTCTAATGGCATCAATGCTTCCACTTGCAATAAAGTCACCAGTGGCATCAAATTTAAGACACATTATTCGCCCTTCTTGTTTATCTAAGAATTTTTCGAAATATACTCCATCTTTATTTACGCTAAATATATTCAAATACCCTTGTTCTGTTCCAATAGCAATTTTGGAATTAGTGTTATTAATATCTAAGCAATGGGCTGCCTCCCCAGTAACTGCCCATCGATTTTCTATACAAAGTTTAGACAAATTGTACTGGATTAACAATCCATGGAGTCCTACACTAAAAAGTCGATTATCACACCACACAATATCTTCTACACTAAAATTCTCTGTGCTAGGGGCTAGTGTTCTTTCTAAAAGCCATGTTTCCTGTAGGTTCCATATTTCTATAGTTGCGTCTGTTCTACATAAGGCTAGCTTTTTGGTGGAATTCTGAATCTTCATACATCTAATTCCTTGAGGTTCTGGATTATAGAATCTAATATTATGGATTTTACACTGTGCCATTCTAATTCTTTCTAGTATCACTTAAAATATAGTTTCCTTACATTATCTTTTAGCATTTTtgattatttgaaattttttaaccTCAAATTAGCACACgctttattttcttcttcttgttcacaCACAATCGACTTTTTTCTAAAATGGATAATCCGCAGCTGCTCATTATCTATGTGATTCAACAGTTTTCTCTTAAACAAAGTAATAGTTAATagcatatatttatttttctattatGTACAGTAAAATcaagactatattaaaaaaataagaaaatgaaatttatgtGTGTATTAAAAAAGAACTGTTTGAACCGTTTGAACAAAGCAATTTCTTATCTTGGATGCCATAGAATAAGAAGAAATGTAATGCTTCTAACTTCACATCTAAATATATAACCGCGTTTATgcattattttattcaaaaaacatAAATTAATATCTTATTTAGTGAACCCTTTGTGCGATTTAATATTTTCAGTTTTTAAAAGTAATATTGAATTAACCCGTTTTAGTGAAGCTTTGCAGTAATGGATACCTTTTCCTCGAAAAAGCCAAAAAATGAAGGTAAATATTATATAATGCTGTTTATTATGATTCTGTAATTTTATATGCACATCTACGTAAAGTTATACTATTTCCAAACTGAAATTTATAAGAATATATGCATATTATGTTTAtagtttataaaaataaatttgttattatttatattgctaaatgtcaaaatttgacaggtgatagaaaatttttattttgaggtTAAGTAACTTTTGTCAGTGTTTTTGTCCCATGTGGTTGATTGTATTCTTAAATTAAGAAAAGTTCAACAATATAATAATGATTCGAAGGCAGGCCCGTTTAAGAAGAGAATATTTATATAGAAAAACGATTGAAGATAGACAAAAGTCGATTCAGGATAAAAAAGACAGGATACAAAAGAGTCTTGATCAACACACCACCATTCACGGTGATCTACAAAAGAAAGCCCTTCACTACGCCAAGAAAATAGAATGGGAAGATTCAGGACCACAAGCTGCAGCTCTTCTTGGGGGTGAAAGTGGTGGAGCTGTAGCCAA
The window above is part of the Diabrotica virgifera virgifera chromosome 2, PGI_DIABVI_V3a genome. Proteins encoded here:
- the LOC114326495 gene encoding probable cytosolic iron-sulfur protein assembly protein Ciao1, yielding MGKLELVQTLKKDNGRVWNLDWHPKGDSLASCGEEKSIRIWTKDLTGKWSNRVVLTDGHKRTIRQVSWSPCGNYLASGSFDATTCIWDKKSGEFECNATLEGHENEVKSIAWSKSGHLLATCSRDKSVWVWEVADEDEYDCAAVLNAHSQDVKKVIFHPEKDLLASASYDDTIKLFRDDPNDGDWVCCGTLAGHESTVWSISFDKTGTRLASCSDDNTVKIWKEYPPGNPEGIATQDGDSAWKCVCTLSGHHERTIYDIHWCHLTGFIATASGDDAIRIFKEEEGCDPNSPNFNLVCVVDNAHNQDVNCVTWNPVVPGLLASCSDDGEIKIWEFRE
- the LOC114326494 gene encoding U3 small nucleolar RNA-associated protein 4 homolog gives rise to the protein MAQCKIHNIRFYNPEPQGIRCMKIQNSTKKLALCRTDATIEIWNLQETWLLERTLAPSTENFSVEDIVWCDNRLFSVGLHGLLIQYNLSKLCIENRWAVTGEAAHCLDINNTNSKIAIGTEQGYLNIFSVNKDGVYFEKFLDKQEGRIMCLKFDATGDFIASGSIDAIRIWNVQSGHAIHKMTTGRVETNKPTIVWCIDITDDFTVIAGDSRGKLSFWDGKVGSQIESYQSHKADILSITLSSDQSKLYCAGVDPTITTYQKVTIKGGTQKWVRSIQRKIHEHDVNSLVLLDNKLYSGGADSYLACSYHPPKTLLKLPPLLQNPCAHVASSSNYLLLKFPKHIELWSLGKSKNVDASFRGLIALKEEPKKLLELKRVTKNDDGEEDKEGIISCAISNNGKWIVYSTAKGVNLFQFIHDEETPNLIKVDDLENKDIPCLLVAFAPNNSQLIACQNTGNIVIYKLLDQRVSISQVIPCDEIFTCITFLLVSSCSKYIVVGDPDSNIVVFAWNAKKQEWMHHCKLPKYRCPPTAMAIHPSSTNLVVVYSDCKLIEYDIVKKHFTLFSRGFENSEWKSRPYPIRNIAFDPRRENIIMLQDDSNIIIINKDTTGKNQKETMEKNEKETTENKPKVPKKYSTDVIKKNDNDVPKNFNMNSIKKYKHLAHLEWLHEDELVVIEVHPLNIITQLPPAFEQHKFGKK